One Cardiocondyla obscurior isolate alpha-2009 linkage group LG02, Cobs3.1, whole genome shotgun sequence genomic window, TTGCGTACGCATGTGTGATTAATAAAGTGCTTCGAGTGAAAGTTCTAACATgagatttataataatttattacgaactTTATTAtcacttattaatttgtaaaaaataattggttgaattttttaatgtatgaaAACAAGGAATGTGCTACTCGCACAACTCATATTTCCAACATTTACATCACAATATTTTCAGCAAATACTTTGGCGGAGAAAGGAAAATCTGGAGAAGTTCCTTGCATAGACGACAATAAGTTTTATCGTAATCCCAACGCGCCATCGCACAGCATTTGGTCGCCTACAGAatgcgcgaaatattttctctgcTTAGGTAATTATAaatcgcaaaaagaaaaaaaaaatgaataaaactatcaattataattctaattaattacttgTCTCGGCATAAATATTcacttttcattatttctttattatcgtattaaataaatgttatttttattaatttttatattattttattcaattttatatctatgtcatcattaaattacttttcagACAATGAagtctttgaatttaaatgCTCGCAAGGACTTCTCTTCGACGTCTCCCGACAGATCtgcgattttaaaataaatgtcgatAATTGCGACGTGACCTCaggtacatttatttatacttgaAAATATAACGAAAAGCTGAGAAAACCCCGTTATTGCGAACTTTATGTCGATTTCTACTCTTAAGAAAGCGATCGAGTATTACACATGAGATACTTTCACCCGGAAAATCATACAGTGGTGACAAGTTGGTCGTTCCTTTGTTTGTTTCCATCAAATCTCTCattggaaattttaatttacggaATACACTTGTTATTAGCACTCCTGAGTAAATCGAGATAAGATCACAGCAAATAATGCTGCTGTAATCACACGGACGTACGTCGCATATGTTTCAATTGTTATATCAAATCAAATTCGCACAACGCATGCAATCCttgctttaaataattcctgtctcacataattttttaataaattataataaatacagaattgattaatttttaaaattaaattctttctcACGGAAAGACCgtctttttgtaatttagaaaAGTATAGTTGTTATGTACCGAATGGTGATATGAAGTTTTCAAAGTTTCCCGTAGATGCCCAACCGGCAAAGCCTCTGCTTAAAAATGGCCAGTGCGAAGAGGAAAGTCTTGCCTGTGGTGACGGCACGTGCCTTCCGGCTCTATATTTTTGCGACGGGAGTGTCGATTGTCACGATGGATCCGACGAGGGATGGTGCGGTAAGAAATGCGGAGaacatataaaaaacaattaaatatagattaaTACACTGTAAACTTTTAAGTTAGATTGTTTTGCAAAATGTTGTCGAATTATTAGAGTGTgcttaaattagaaaatatgagaagtttattctaatttttttcaactgTTTTAGATATGCGAAGTAACATAAATGCCGCACCAATTTGCGACACCCAGAAATGTCAGTTACCTAATTGTTGGTGCTCCGAAGATGGGACGCGAATTCCAGGAAATCTTACTGCTCTAACAATTCCACAAATGATAACGATCACCTTCGAAGACGCCGTAAACGCAGATAATTTCGAACTTTACACAAGTgagttaataagaaattattgcaattaaaattacctCATTTACACctaatttgcaattttgaCCAGCACagaattatataaagataatattaattgtagtcagttctttatttcgtaataataaaactttcccggcaaaagaaaaaattattacagaaaataatagCTCGATATCTTTACAGAAATTTTTACGGACGACAGAAAGAATCCCAATGGCTGTCCTATAAAAGGTACTTTCTACATCAGTCACCAGTACACGAATTATAGAGATGTGCAATATTTATGGAACACCGGTCACGAAATAGCAGCTCATTCCGTTACGTAAGTATTCTATGTTTTgaatataaacaaaaaaacgttGACGAATATAAAGAAAGTCTTAGAGAATCGTTTAAGTTGGTAGGTAAAATCAAAAACTGCTTTTCAGACATCGTGGACCGGAAGAATGGTGGTCGAAGAACGCGACGATCGAAGATTGGTTTGATGAGATGGTCGGAATAGCGAacattattaagaaatatgcGGCAGTTCGTATCGGCGATATTAAAGGTACAGATCCTATTTTCAGGTTCACGCAAGATTAAGATCAACCTGAAAGAACAATACTTCagtaattattaacttttaagagaatttaataaacgtaaataaataatgcatgcATTTTTTCAACGTGATGATCTGGATTTATCAAGAGAAAATAAGTCTCTATTATTATAAAGTTGTTCTAAAGTAATACCTGTATGTTGCAGGGGTAAGAGCGCCTTTCCTACAGGTCGGCTGGAACCGCCAATTTCTGATGATGTTAGAGTTCGGTTTCGTTTACGATTCTTCGATCGTTGCACCTTTCTCCGATCCACCCTTTTGGCCCTACACGCTAGATTACAGGCTGCCGCATCCGTGCGTCCATGCAGGACAGTTCTGTCCTACTCGTTCTTACCCTGATATCTGGGAACTTCCGCTAAATCAACTTTTGGCAAATGTACATGAGTCATACGCatttgaatataataattattatagacaGATAAAAATAGTTTCATATGATACTTATCAATTTTCTTGTTTAGGGCTACATGTGCAGCACTGTGGATTCGTGTCCTTCTAATTTGTCCGGCGAAGAAATTTATAAGATGCTCATGCTGAACTTCAAGAGACACTATCTTACTAATCGTGCACCTTTCGGCTTACATTTTCACGCATCGTGGTTTCGCAATCCGCTGTACTTTTTCGCATTCAACGTAAgtaaaatcttaaatattatttattactaaaatcagattatatcaaatttatataacgaaGTGAACTTCGCTATTTCTATTCAATCATaaccaataattattttcacgtgtAATTAGAAATTTGTCGACGATCTTCTTCAATTAGACGATGTGTTTTTCGTCACGAGTCACCAGGTTGTAGAATGGATGCGCAAGCCAACACCAACGAGTGAAATTGAAAAGCTTGCACCGTGGCAATGTGCAAAGCGACATTTTGAGCCGTACGAAACGGCTTGCGACTTGCCAAATAATTGCAAACTACCCAGTAAAGTACTCAAATCATACAGATATTTGCATACATGTTTTGAGTGTCCAAAACAATATCCATGGTTAAGAAATGAATTTGGTATCGAGTAAAAATCctaaaattaacttactaTTCTAGACTGCTTGTACATCATTAAGAAAGTTCACATAGTACCTaacttacaattaaattaccacaactgtattatttattttaaacatagacataaaaatatctttataaaaaattgcatttatttctCATATGCATGTAGGCTTTgtctcaattttttaatgcaaaaaataaattatatctctattttaaaaatgaaaacaatATATAAGATTAAGATTTCACTTTTGAGGTTTAACAtaagttaattataatgattTCTGTCTATCCCTCTTGTTGTATAAATGGATTTTGAATAGATTCCATACCATCAACTGGACAAATAAGCACTACAGACGTTCCTCTGCACACAACCAAGCCTAACATACGGGTGTCCTGATTCAATTTGTAGGGATCATCTGGGTCtgcataattaaaagaatttatttattattaaaaaaaaattaaatataataatcgtaataaaacaaaattatagtTGAAAATATGCTGCTACATTTCTAATTAGttcttctattaattaatatattagcagctattattatatatgttacCTCTAAGATATTCCTTCGTATTGTCGAGCACCAGATTGAGTAACGGATCATAACCTTTAAGTATACCTTCAGCTTCCCTGCCACCGGCGAACTTTACCCTTATATTCTTCTCGAGGTACTTTGACAGATCAAGAATgctctctttcctctttttctccttgtGCTCGACATTCTGCTGCTAcaaaaattacgaagagcgtgctaaaaaatcgcgattaatttgGTATTAAATGTGGGTAACGTTACCTGCTTCGGTGCCTGAAAGGAAAACCGTGAGGTTAACTCGAgagttaagttttatttaaagctgCGAATAAGCGAAGATTATACTAGTCTCATAACTTACAGACATTCCTGCGGTCACGCAAAGCAGAAAATCAATCCAAAACGGTAAATCCTCGACGAATTAATGACAATTTAACTCCTCACGACGTGGTTTGAACGACTCGAAGTAAGCACAGTCGCGCCATTGCCCGCTACTTCCCGCTTCCCGCGAGTCATCCTGAAATTATAGCTTTGGCAATCGACTTTTTTTGTGGTAAAAATCGATacgtttaaaatgtataagtcAAGGCTTCAAAGTGACTTTTGAAATCTTTAGTGTAAAATCGCTAAAATTCGTAAAAGCTTGAATTTATTCGTATCTggctttataaaaaaatacatgttaaTGAATGGTACaccgaaaagcagatatggcatttgctgcggcaagcggcgacggcggctggcgtaggTGACTTCTCccactctcggccgccgagtagcggggaggtgtagtaggccACGTTCTCCTTCAGTCCTGTATGACCGGTGCTCCGCGACACATTTACGCACGTGCTTCGGGTGAGATTCaacgcacaccacgccaagatAACGTatgctagccgccgtcgcagcaccacgaacacCATTCCTGACGATGGGGATACATTGGGAAGTAGATATGGCGTTTACTGCGGCGATAGAACACCACGCTAGCCATCGTCGTTGTTGTAGCAAACCCTATATCTGCTTCTGAGTGCACATGAACAATGTTAATACAGTGTGACTGCTTTTATATGttagaattaaaatctattaCATTACCGAgtactttttaacaatttctatatattattaGCATCTCGCAGATAAACGGAATCTTCCTTAGGGAGTAAAAGTATAGTTTACAGAGTACCACGCAGGTATTTCCATCCATGTTTCTCTTACGCTAAAAATTAAGGGTATACACGAGGCATATGTGTAGAATACGTACgcgtatgtatgtgtgtgcgtgcatGTTTGTACAATACTCaaagtgattaaaaaaaaatttacagtcTCCGTAAGTCTCGAACAGGCGatcaaaaaataatacataaataattaagactAGACACAAATTGTTTTCCATGTTTTCGAAACAATAAATAAGTGCATttccaaataaattatattaataaaaatttaacgtaatttaagattttgcataatattaataatttaatgtgcGGAGTGGTGAGTGAAATGCTGTTATAATCAAATGTAGACAGTAAAACTGCGCTTTTgccgaattatttttttttataaacctcgtcaagtattttttctttttataattggTCATTGAAGCTCGTcgcaattttattacgttaaaactATAATATTCTTGCCctgaattatttatactttacaCGAGTATTACATACGCTGAGACATAAAACTACTCagcaagtaaaatataaataattcgttgTCAGTTGATTCATTTTTGATGAACATCTCTTTGATCGTAAGAAttcttcaaatataatttttctgaatttttgCATAAGTttcagaaatatattaattcttgaatttttccgcataattttactttagaaAAGTCCTTAGATTTTTATACGAATTGAAACACTTTTCGAacgtgtttaaaaatttattttaaattgtttaaagaactttttaaattaatctccgAAGactacttttaaaaaatcaaacaaagatattaaagtattttttttcgaaatatttatcgatgtGTAAACTATACTTTAGACCAACATCTCTTTTGCTCTTACTGTTTGCATtcgcattaatttctttaattataatttcgtcaatttatttaaaattaaacggatATTTTTCTATACAAGTTATCTTGagtttttctattaaattctgTTATCTATATCGTTACTTCTTGACGGAATCTGCATTGTACATTGGCTGTATTTCGTATAATGTCGTATATGTTGCTGCTGCATCGTTCATACTTCTACACGATTGCGCGATATTGTCCTAACTCCTTCTCCTCTGATCGGTTTATTTGGATGGAATATTATATATCGATGAAACTTCtgtaaatacaataataaaagttatacgCATGTTAATCATCAGACGGTCGTCGAAATGTTTGTAATCTATTTACGCACCAATAAATTTCGATGTACGCTAATATGACATACTATAAAACaaacttaaaaatatcttCCAGTTTTATAAGTAAACCGTGAAACATTTCTATTGTACTATTTTATACGAATCTGTTTATGTTATTTCGCAAGTTTGTGCATTATCGAATAACACACATTCGTGAAAAAgcgataaaaatcttttatctcTCACTCTAACGTAATGCAACTTTCGGTTTCATAATTTTACGTCgcatataaaatgcatttcttTATCGTCATAAATCTGTGACACCTATTGAAAAGAAGCGAAGCTTACGTTAAATGTAAAGTGGTAAGAAGTATTAACAACCTTAGAAAATCATAGAATTAGAAGGAATTTTTAAAGCTTGcttcttttacattaaaaaaaaaaaaaaaaaaaaaaaaaacagtaaatatattttttatttcaaatatcttaaatttttttaattctttagcTGTGGAAAATGtacgtgtgtgtatatatattttattagattttgtaattatcgtgctatcatattttaatggattttattatatttctctcattattaaatttacgtttgCAAAATATCTTTACTGAGGTATTGAAATTATCcacgcaattttattttcagtaaaATCGGTCGTGTTTTAGTGACAACTTTGTAGGTAGTATTCTGCATACACAACacaatttgcattaaaatatacCACAGCTAAAGGGTTGACGTTAAAGGTCGTAAGTAATTTGACAGCGTGATAAAATCGAATTCTAAAACTGTAAGGCCTTGAGTCACTTCACCAAGGACAGTCGTAAAATCCCTTCCAATTCtttgcgatttttaatttaaaaagataggCGGCATTTGTCGGTTAGTAGATAGTAATCGAAAAATCGATTAACAATATTTCATACAATAAGCATCACGTATGCCTTAtcacgtaaaaaaatgtttgaaatcTATTTAAGTATTGcacatattaaaaaagaataagtatATAACGTTAAACAATAAATAGAACAAacatattttccttttttaccTTTACACTATTAactaaaaagatattaaataattaaataaagtttagattttttttaaagacacgTTCTGAATgcacataattttataatatggCATATGTGATAATTGTATCAGAgccttattaaaaaatacttaaatctGTGTACATGTGTGTATGTGTCTGTGTTGTGTATGGATATCTGCAATTCTTACGCGAGTTCATTGCGATATCGAAAGTATTAAATGGCACGAACGATTTAGACATCGTGTCATGTCGATTGTCGTTCCTCTTCTTGTTCAGAGATCAGTGGGACTCCCGGAGGCTGCTCTGCGCTGTTATTCTCGTTCTCGTCTTGCTCGTAAAGTAGCGGCACTGCTTGCTGATTGTTATTGTCAGTCTCCGAGGGCCTTCTGCTTTGACCAGGCAAGAAAGACATCGGTATCGTGCCCGAAGGAGTTGTTGGCGCAGAGCGCGACAACCAGCGCTTCGTTTTGCTTCGCGAATTCGGCAGCCCCAGTGGCATGTACAACTTGCCTCTGGCCTTCCTGACTTTGTACGAGCCAACGTCACCGGGACTTAAAGGCCGCTGATGAGTAGTGCCATCGCTACTTGTTACGTACAAAATCGGAGTTTGACTTTGTTGGCAATGCATGGCGGTGGAATGTCCATTAGACAAATGAGGAAGTTGCTGTATCTTATCCAATAATTCCCGCAACtggaaaataataagaataaaaattaagttgatATTGTAAGATTATAGTTCGTATACATGTGAAATTATCTATGTGACATAAAcgttaattagaattaatgtTATGCAGTTGcaggcatttttttttaatattattaaaatcgtacTTCTATCGTCGGGCTGGTAGCCCGAGGCGGTGAACAAGGCGATTGAGCACCAAGGCTTGATATGTCAGAAGTTGTTCGGTGATTTGTCAGAGAGACGATGGAACCGACATCGCCTGTTTCTCTTCTTTCGCACTCTACCGTCGACAGTTCGTCGACGCTGTTGTTACATGAGTACGGCGGTGGAATAATAGTATTCGCTTCATTCACCATATTGCACATGAAGCTGGAGCTCAGCGAATCCAGTGTACTTGCGTGCGACAACGATCTGAAGTAGCGCATCACAAAACCAGAAGTGCCTTTGCCTGAATCGTCATAGCCAATTACCAAGGGATAAAGATCCGGTTTTGCAGTAACCTGAGGATAAATGGCATAATAAGAAACATAGATTCCAAGTTTATTATAAGTGTTACATATTCtataaaaacatataatataaaaaagaaagcaaacacgaaaaaaaaaaaacaatatataagaaaaaaaagaatatacatataatatgtaattagTGGTACtgttttctaaaataattagccagcatacataaaaaaaaactttttagcAGAAAGTTccttattatattaattttgttttaataccTCATTGTACGGTGGAGGCAATGCCTGCACAAAGGAACTACATCGACTGTAATGAGGAGGCGGATACCACGGTCCCGTGGACGTTCTTTCCGAGGACGTGTCTTCTGCCAGTGCCGAACGGCGACGTTTCCATAACCAAAACCCGCATGTTGCGGCTATTGCCAAGGCAGCGAGTGCCGCTACCCtgtgaataaaatatctaattagaataaaataataacacaataaagtaattaatatacaagaCTATTAAatgcaagaaaaaattatatttgacaaACAAtacacataattattttatttgaacgaGTCACGAGTTAAAAGAACTAGAAATTTGGTCTCTTTTCACTCTGTGACGTTTGATAgcataaatgattaaaaaaatatacgaaccACAGATACCAATACGTCCAGACCaggaaattgaaaatttctgAGAGTTGAGGATGCATGAAGACGTTGTAACAACAGTCATAGTGACAACATTCTTTCGGGGGGGAACAcctaaaaaacaataatttgtATCTCGTTATTAGTTTGAACATTTAAGTTTTATACTTATAAATTATCTAACGCATGTAAAACGAAATACTTACACATGCCCTTTATCGCATAGCCTAGAAGAcaccttaaagaaataataatttattaatattatctattttactgatgcttattaaaataaaaaaactatttatttttgtaataaaatcggTAAATAGGAAGCGCAGGTCGCTGGGTTTGAAAGGAGCATGGGGAAAGACTTACGCATGAATAGCAAAACACAACGACGGGCGCGTATTGATCGGTGGCGGAGGAACCGGACGGGCAAAGGTTGCACGAACGAGAGGGTGCGGATGAAATGTGTATCCAGCGATTCAAGCGTTTTTCTCGCAGAAGACGCGGCTACGCGTTTGCTCAGCGTGGGTGAGAGAAAACGGTGACGGCTTTTTACGCGGCCAAGTGCGTGGCGCATCTCGCCGCTCTTACTTGATCGACGAGAAGCAGTAACGTGAACGTCAGGGTGGCCGTTGCAAACGACGCGTCGAGTGTTCGGTTCTTCGCAGCTCGCATCATAATTCTACCGCCGAATCCTGACGTCCGTCACCAGACGCCGAGGGGTGCACGTCGCCGTGCCACTTCGCCCAGCACGCACTTTGTTCTCACCGAGAGGGTGCTCTTGCCCTCGCAGCGTGCGCCCTGCACGCAGAAACTCCTGCACCGCTTACCCCCACACTCATGCGCGTGGTGAAGGGCGCGATGGAGTTGGTATGTGCGAGAAAGCGAGTACAAATGTCCTGCGCCAAATATCCTTGGCAGCCGTGTTTGCCAAATTTGGCGAAAAACAAATTTCGCAGTGTCCGACACGAATTTTGCTGGCAGAATGCCAAGTGAAATTAATGGCGTAATTAAATGGGGCTTGATGGTAGATTCGCATGCAAACTGACGTCCCTATTAGGACCGATTCGCTGAACGTGTTGGCATTCGCTGCTACAATGCGTcgacgttattttatatataataaatataaagtaaaatagttattataaaataaattttaaatttatttagattgtCGAGtcttacataaataaaaatccctatctaaaaaaaaaattttaacgacacatttctattaatataattgttaattgttttagttaaattaattttataatattcatattttaaagatacttccagatattcaaaaatttctgaTTGCAGTTTCTTAATTCcaatagtaatttaataaaaatcactaCTAATACATCAAAAAATTACTAATTGTCgacttcaaattttaattaaaaaaaataaaattaatttacttaatttttaaaagtaagaaGTCAACTCAGttactatattaatttcaatttatacaGTTATAACCACTAAAGTGatttaaattagtattaatatttattcaaagtttttcaaataaattaattataaattctttcgATTCATAAACTTAATTTcaatgatttatattttatcctATAAAAGACATTTCAAATATaggaaacttttattatttaagggATAACATTAGATTGGTCAAAAAGTTTTTACGTATCTTATGTAAGTAAAGCGCCTCAAAATACCTAAAGGCTTTTTAACCAAACTGATACATATTCGCTttaagaaagtattttttgACAATTGATTGATGTATATTGATGTTACAGCATTTAGCgtaaaatcgttaaaaaaatgcaatttactTGTCTCTTTTATatctcttttgtttttatctttctttttttttatatttattcgctCACTCATTCATTCAATTattcttcatttattttacctATGTATATTAACTTTATCCCatatgttataataaattagatcATAATGCTCGGAAAAACATAAGTAGTAGaattaagtaataaagaaATCGTCCAGTgatctttaattataatactaaaCAAGTTCTACAACTTatgtttttctttcatatGCTATGATCTTAATAAGAACTtagcaaaatttattattaacgcgtTCAAGAATAGTCATATATTGCATGTGTATAGTCGTTCCAGAAAAAAgtcaaagtaataaataaatgatatataaaaaaagaaaaggcagAAATGCCGACGTGACATATTACAAAACGTTACTTTTCATTGCGACGTGTTTTTCAACAAATCAGTACCTTTTTCTTCATGTCGACAGGTATAGCCGATGGTAGTCGTTGGCACCAAAGGCGCAGTTACACTTGGGACATTTCCGTTGCCGCGTTTCGTAACGTGTGCGCAAACAGTCCCAGCAGAACACGTGGAAGCACTTGGTGAGTACAGCGTCTTTACGTTTCACTTTACAAGACGGACACGTTAACGTTTCTTTGTACTCTCGTAACTCTTCTGCCA contains:
- the Chld3 gene encoding chitin deacetylase 1 isoform X1, whose product is MYENKECATRTTHISNIYITIFSANTLAEKGKSGEVPCIDDNKFYRNPNAPSHSIWSPTECAKYFLCLDNEVFEFKCSQGLLFDVSRQICDFKINVDNCDVTSDAQPAKPLLKNGQCEEESLACGDGTCLPALYFCDGSVDCHDGSDEGWCDMRSNINAAPICDTQKCQLPNCWCSEDGTRIPGNLTALTIPQMITITFEDAVNADNFELYTKIFTDDRKNPNGCPIKGTFYISHQYTNYRDVQYLWNTGHEIAAHSVTHRGPEEWWSKNATIEDWFDEMVGIANIIKKYAAVRIGDIKGVRAPFLQVGWNRQFLMMLEFGFVYDSSIVAPFSDPPFWPYTLDYRLPHPCVHAGQFCPTRSYPDIWELPLNQLLANGYMCSTVDSCPSNLSGEEIYKMLMLNFKRHYLTNRAPFGLHFHASWFRNPLYFFAFNKFVDDLLQLDDVFFVTSHQVVEWMRKPTPTSEIEKLAPWQCAKRHFEPYETACDLPNNCKLPSKVLKSYRYLHTCFECPKQYPWLRNEFGIE
- the Chld3 gene encoding chitin deacetylase 1 isoform X2, with protein sequence MWPRRRLVLITLIVSANTLAEKGKSGEVPCIDDNKFYRNPNAPSHSIWSPTECAKYFLCLDNEVFEFKCSQGLLFDVSRQICDFKINVDNCDVTSDAQPAKPLLKNGQCEEESLACGDGTCLPALYFCDGSVDCHDGSDEGWCDMRSNINAAPICDTQKCQLPNCWCSEDGTRIPGNLTALTIPQMITITFEDAVNADNFELYTKIFTDDRKNPNGCPIKGTFYISHQYTNYRDVQYLWNTGHEIAAHSVTHRGPEEWWSKNATIEDWFDEMVGIANIIKKYAAVRIGDIKGVRAPFLQVGWNRQFLMMLEFGFVYDSSIVAPFSDPPFWPYTLDYRLPHPCVHAGQFCPTRSYPDIWELPLNQLLANGYMCSTVDSCPSNLSGEEIYKMLMLNFKRHYLTNRAPFGLHFHASWFRNPLYFFAFNKFVDDLLQLDDVFFVTSHQVVEWMRKPTPTSEIEKLAPWQCAKRHFEPYETACDLPNNCKLPSKVLKSYRYLHTCFECPKQYPWLRNEFGIE
- the Lsm7 gene encoding U6 snRNA-associated Sm-like protein LSm7, translated to MSQQNVEHKEKKRKESILDLSKYLEKNIRVKFAGGREAEGILKGYDPLLNLVLDNTKEYLRDPDDPYKLNQDTRMLGLVVCRGTSVVLICPVDGMESIQNPFIQQEG
- the LOC139110541 gene encoding uncharacterized protein isoform X1; the protein is MMRAAKNRTLDASFATATLTFTLLLLVDQVSSRLCDKGHVCSPPKECCHYDCCYNVFMHPQLSEIFNFLVWTYWYLWVAALAALAIAATCGFWLWKRRRSALAEDTSSERTSTGPWYPPPHYSRCSSFVQALPPPYNEVTAKPDLYPLVIGYDDSGKGTSGFVMRYFRSLSHASTLDSLSSSFMCNMVNEANTIIPPPYSCNNSVDELSTVECERRETGDVGSIVSLTNHRTTSDISSLGAQSPCSPPRATSPTIELRELLDKIQQLPHLSNGHSTAMHCQQSQTPILYVTSSDGTTHQRPLSPGDVGSYKVRKARGKLYMPLGLPNSRSKTKRWLSRSAPTTPSGTIPMSFLPGQSRRPSETDNNNQQAVPLLYEQDENENNSAEQPPGVPLISEQEEERQST
- the LOC139110541 gene encoding uncharacterized protein isoform X2, whose amino-acid sequence is MKKKVSSRLCDKGHVCSPPKECCHYDCCYNVFMHPQLSEIFNFLVWTYWYLWVAALAALAIAATCGFWLWKRRRSALAEDTSSERTSTGPWYPPPHYSRCSSFVQALPPPYNEVTAKPDLYPLVIGYDDSGKGTSGFVMRYFRSLSHASTLDSLSSSFMCNMVNEANTIIPPPYSCNNSVDELSTVECERRETGDVGSIVSLTNHRTTSDISSLGAQSPCSPPRATSPTIELRELLDKIQQLPHLSNGHSTAMHCQQSQTPILYVTSSDGTTHQRPLSPGDVGSYKVRKARGKLYMPLGLPNSRSKTKRWLSRSAPTTPSGTIPMSFLPGQSRRPSETDNNNQQAVPLLYEQDENENNSAEQPPGVPLISEQEEERQST